In the Eptesicus fuscus isolate TK198812 chromosome 22, DD_ASM_mEF_20220401, whole genome shotgun sequence genome, CCTGTTATTTAACTGAAAGCATTGACCAGATTCCATTGCGCTTAATAGTAATAGGGTAGAAGCCAAAAAAGGAGGTCTTCCCATAGTTCAACTCCACAGACACTCAAATGGATGTCAAATTCATTCATCTAGCATTTCTTGAGCGCCTTCTGTGTGCCTCGTCTTACGAGAGATGGTTCCCCTTTTCTGTAATGGCATCAATCTCATTGAATGTCAAGAATGAGTTAGTACTATCTGAACCTAGACAGTCATCAATGGAGTGGATATATGAGGTGACTGAACTCCATGCACACGACTTCTCATGCTCCTGTTTCTTTGGGGTTCTAGATATTGGGCAACTAACCTCATGAAGGAACTCTAAGAACTGTCTTACCCAATGATGACTTATCATTGGGCATCTTTGGCATTTCTGGTCCTTCCTGTTCCCTCCCTATCTCCTGAGAGGCGCTGGACCATCATAAACTACAAGTGTCATTAGGGATCTTCCCTCTTCATTCCCCATTGTCCTGCTCCTCCCTACCTGCTCCCCCTGAGGACTTTCTCCCAAGTAGGAGGGGAGCTCTCTGAGGCCTTGTGCTTGTGAGCTCTGTGGAGCTGGCAGGCTGACACACCCAGCACAGCCCGAACCTGACTTGGGCATTGGGAGCAGTTATTGGTGAAGGAACAATGAGCCCTGAAATCCAAACCCCAAGTCCCAAGATCTCAAAtcggacacatttttttttttctaggacatTTTACCTAGTATTGGAAGGGTAGGAAAGATGCTAGAAAACAAAGTATGGTGTCATGGGGAGAATATGGATTCAGAATAAGACTGTATTCTATATTTTGTATTCTACCTCTCCCTCAACTTTCCGTTTGGTCTGTCTattaatctttgtttttttagaattttattttcacaaaggaGAGTCACCCTGGCCTTCCCAACTGTGCTGGAGTGTTTCCCACAAACAGGCATGTGAAAATCCTTGTGATTTTCAGAGGGAAGACGGCCTTCCTTTGCTATTACTATTAGCACAATGAACTTGAAACGTTTTCCCCTGGGAGTTGGAGTTGGGAGGAAGCTATCTAGGacctttttcttgtttatttgacACAGGTTAGGAAACCTCCTTGGGATAAGTTCAGCGATAGAGGGGGTGATGCACAAGAGGAAAACTAAGTTTGTGCCAACCACTGTAGGTGCTATGCATCTGTGTCCAAGGCTAGGAGGATAATGGTAGCTTGCTGGTGGCTGCTGTGATGATGGTGCTGTTGACTATAACAGCAGCTAACAATCGGGCCATGCACTGTGCAAGTGTTTTCCAGGGACTATTTTGTTGTATCTTTAAGacaaccctgtgaagtaggtACTATCAAGGGCCTTGTTCCTTCTTTCAAGCCTATAGTCTCCCATTTAAACCTGAACCCTTCTGTTCTAAActcttgtttcttttccttcaatTTACTTTGATCCCAGATGGATTTTGTCCTTTTCTTGTTATAAGAACAGTAGTCGTTagttattcattgtttaatatttaCTACCAGCTAAATGATGCTAACtgttctcatttgatccttacattAACCCTGTTTAACGAggaaaaacaaactgaaagagTCATTTGCTTCAAGTCACATAACTGTAAATGGCTAAACTGTGATTTAAACCCAGATCCAATGACCTCCAGAATCCAAGCTATTAACCCctataatatttattgtttatagtaATGAGGATGTAGGGTAAGCTCCCTAGTTCAGAGGAGAAGGTGACTAAAGGAAGTGATGGAATTTCCTTTCTGACTACATGCTTCTCCACCACCTAAGTCCGTCCTTCTGCATGTATGTGAGCCAGCTTGtgtgtccttccctgcaggctggggggggTTGGGTTTGGGTAATGGCTGTCCACGGCCCCTTCCAGCACTTTGCTTGCTTGATGTCCCTGCTGCCACgctgctccagggcctgggcagagccTTGCCGGAGCCCAGGCTTGGCTCACACATGgctttgattcttttcttttcaggCCCAGCTTGGGACATTCTTCGCTTCTCTTCGCTTCCCCTCTGGGAGCCCCTTTCGCCGTCCCTGCACCTTGCTTCTGGCAATGCCCGAGAGGGAGCTGTGGCCAGAGGGGCCTGGCTCGGAACCCGTGACCCGCATCGGCAGCTGGGACAGCATGACGAGCACCACCTCCACCCGCTCTGGATCTGTACGTACTCTCTGTCCTGCAACCTGGCCCGCTCTCTGcacacctgccctgccctgccccgccctgcccaccaccGACTGCTCCTTCTCTTTCATCTTCCTTGTCAGGGAGTGAATCACACCAGTTGATGCTTTCTGCCTCTGAGTCACCCAGGGCTCTATAGGGTAGGACAACCCCAGAGCGCAGTTGGACCAGTGAGACTTTCTCTAGTTTTCATTAGGTTGGGGTCTGAGTGGAGATGAGAGAGCAGGCCGGTGATCGGAGGTTGTGGTGGAAACTAGAATGCAGATCCTTGTAGCACCTGGGTTCCTGAGGTTCTCTGCAATTAGCAGCGTtatttcagcctttaaaaagatcAAAGAGGCCAGAGTAATTAAGAGCCTGGGTTCTGGAGCCGAACAGATCTGGGTTCCTTAGTAtgagctgtatgaccttgggcaaattactccatttctctaagcttCAGTCTCCTTagttttaaaatggggataatattaacACTGAATTCATAGTGTTCTTGTGGGGAGGTAAATGAAATGTATATATAGCACTGAGCACATTCTCTCcctatagaaaataatttatgtatgAGCAGAGATCGAGACTCTTCCAAAGTCACTATGTTTAATTATTTGTGAATGGCACATAATAAATCGTCATTTTTCTGGGCATGAATTTAAATCTTAATTGTTGTATGGCTAGTGTGAAAGAGTAAATCTGCCCTATGTCCAAATGTAAGCTTTCCTTTCTTGTGAAAATTCATCATATACATAATAACACCTGAGAATTTATAGTTTGTGGCTTTAGAGGTATTTGAAAATGTAAGGATTATAAGGGTGTCTACTGTATGTCAAGGATGTTAATATAGTCAGtgagccctggtcggtgtggctcagttggttggagcttcatcctgtacaacaaaaggtggcgggttcgattcctggtcagggcacatacttaggttgtggtttggtccctggtcggggcacgtatgggaggcaacctggcgatatttttctctctctctcccctcctttaaATTggtgaaaacatatcctcaggtgagtttTGATATGTAAAAATGGATTAGAAAAAGCAGCACAAACACAAAATCCAAAGTGCAGGCAATctgtatataatttctttttgacTTTCGATAATGGGGCCCCAGAGACATCTTTCTGTTTCTGTTAGGCTGAGGCCAAGATGCATAGTTACATACCACTAGACTCCGTATGACTGGGATTAAAGATATTCAAAAAGAAACATCCACGAAGGGTAAACCCAGAGCTGGCTTGTCTTTGTCAAGGCAGCAAAGAAGATCTTCGTTCAGAGAACCTCTGGAGTTGGCTTCAGGGCTTCCAAGGGTTATGTTTAGGGCTCCCCTTGAAATGTAAGTGCCATCTGTCAGTTGTCACTCAGTCAGCTGACAGATGGCACTTTAAGGAGTCTGGGACTGGAAGGGTTATTCCAAcagctctcttccctcctcccaggatATTTTTAGGGCTATCCCAAAATCTTTCCTGGCCATCTGAGTGGGTCTGGAGAATATATAACTCTGAAGCATCTCAAATATTAGGAAGCAGGACAAAGATGCCAGGAACGGACTTGGGTCATATTTCATATATTCCTATTTGCCCTTATAGTTTTCCCTTCAACCTCTTGTTTGGAGAGCGACTGTTCATGGATCTTCCTGGCCTGTAGAACATGGTCAGTAACCATCAGAAATGAccatagcattttttttctagatattcCTATGGGCTTTCCCATAATTCAAATCAGTTACTTAAGATTTACCTAATATTTAATACTAAATAgctttctcccctcttcctctgtaCTCATCCAATTTCTTCACCCTCCCTCCTTAAGTTACTATTTGCTTAAGAAATGCACACTCATTTGAATGTTAGCAGAGCCAAATACTATCAAGAAGGTAAATACACAcggggaaaaaaaatcctgtatGGAATGCATTTCAGAGTCAAGCATAAATTATTTAGTAGATGTATCTGTGGCTAGTCATACCACTGTTCCCACTGACCTGGCAGCCAGCAGTTGGCTGCGTTTCCTGTTTGTCCTCATCCTGTCCTTGACATGCCAGGTCAAGTATGCAGAAGTACTTAGAAAAGTTGAAAGCAATACCTTTAAGTTGAAGGTCAAATCTTTATGTCGCTCGTATAATTTAGAGCTAACTCGGAGACACACCAAGTGACATGTTTGAGCAAAGAAGCAACAAATAATTCCAGAGTAATCGGAACGAGAACCTGGGACTGCTTCTGATCTGTGCTCCCAAGCATTTCCCCCAGGACTGAGCAAAAGCAAGGCCTCTTGCCATttgcctccccagccacctgagctgggtgctggtgGGACTGCAGCCCGCCAATCTCTGCCCTCCCTGGTGCCTACAGTTTCAGGAAGCAACTCCAGCAGGTTTGCAGAGTAGCACCACGGAAAGGTTTCCAGCTCTTCAGCATTCCTTCCCCAACACAGGGTGGTTCTCGGGCCCCGCCAGTTTCTGCCGAGCTTTCTCTCATagctcccttctctccttcctcctgtccTCACTCTAGACTGACAGCTACGACTTCCTGTCCGCTGAAGAGAAGGAGTGTTTGCTCTTCCTGGAGGAGACCATTGGTTCATTGGACACTGAGGCTGACAGCGGACTGTCCACTGAGGAGTCTGAGCAAGCCACAACTCCCCAAAGTCCCCGAGCACTGCCCCTACTCCAGCCTGCTCCCCAGGGTAAGAGACTGTCTGGGGTAGCACCTCTAGCGAAACGCAGAAAATCTGAACGTCCTTCTGGCCACTTTCTACTTTGTTTGCTCTTGGCTCTAAGGGTCACAGGCAGCAGAAGGAGTGACCACACTCCCCTCCACTCTCCTGGCCAGAATAAAGCTTTgtccctggagggagggagggtatgCTGACCAGCCAGCTTCCTATGCCTGTCTACATGTGtcagaggcctgggagggagagggtttGACCAGCTGCCACCCACTCATGGAGGAATTCTAAATAGATAGAACCacagaggtgagggaggggtgggtggtTGGCTTTGTAGAGTCTGAGTCAGTCTGGGGAGCTAATCTGGATGACCCAGAGGCGGAGGCTGCAGGAGataaggagagggaggggccccTTAGCCTGAGTGGGTGGCACATTAAGGCCCTGGGGAGAGTGTGTGGAGAGCCAGTGGTGTTGAGGCTCAGTAGAAGGGGGACAGTGTGGCTGTGAGTGTGGGGTCATATGTCCCAGGGTGGGGTCCCACTGGAATCAAGGTTGcaatcattcattcagcaagtatttattgataaTGTGTTAAACGTCCCTGAAGCTAGAGCAGTAAATGGGAACACGGGGCTTCACTGCCAGCTCGGACTCACTCCCTGGCCCAGTGGGCCCGGTGCACCTGACTAGCTCACTGGAAGGAAAGAGCCCATGTCGCTCTCTGGTGTGGGGACAGCTTTGGCCATTACCCAGAATCATCCGGGTACTTACCAGTATGGGAAGTGAAGGAAGAAGGTGGAGCCCAACAAGGGCAAATCACCTGTTCATGCTGTTCGAGTTCAATGCTTCCATTGGACTCAGTTACCGGGGAGCCCCAAGATACCTAAGGGACTGTCCTGGGTCTCTCCCACCCTTGGTGCTTCTGTAGAGGGTCAGAAAGAGCCTGCATTAAGGACAGGGAGCCATCTGGGGCTGCCCTTTCCCCAGTTGTTGTGAAAAATTAATCCCTGGTGGAAAGCAATCTACTAGTATCGATCTGCTCATCTAAATGATATCCAGGCAAGAGTGCTTCCCCTTTaagagcaaagaaacaacaaaaacaaaacccatccaTGCAAATTAGAGATCAGAGTTCAAGGAATATTTGCTTTTCCCTTGGCAGCAGGgttctcacctctgtcctctctttGCCTGTTCTCCCGGCCCCTCACAGGACATCCAGAGGAGACCGTTGCTCAGCAAAGACTAGAGCCAAGGAGAGCAACCCAGTCCAgcttcccccctctgcctgaaCCCCAAGGCCTGGGCTTCAGATCCGGCTCCTACAGCCTCCCCCGCAATATCCACATTGGTAGGAACCAGAACCTCAGGAAAAGCACCACCCAGACGAATAGCCACCTGCCGGGGGAACCCAAGAGGGTCATCCCAGACCCCAGGGAAGAGCAGCTCAGCCAGAGCAGGGAGCCCAGCCAGGCTCCAGTCCAGAGGGTCATCCCAGACCCCAAGGAAGAGCAGCTCAGCCAGAGCAGGGAGCCCAGCCAGGCTCCGGCGGGGCTCCAGGAGGCCGCCCTTGATTTGGACACAGCTCTCATCCCCCCACCAGAGGCTTTCCGGGACTCCCAGCCCGAGCAGGGTGGGGAAGACAGCCTGCccacagggccaggggagaagacCCCCGCTCCCCAGCTCCTCACGTCACTCAGCCCCCAGAAGAGAAAGGAGACTTCTTCAGAGGCTATGTCCCAAAACGCCAATGAGAAAGGCTCAACAGGGGCACCAGGACAACCTCGGCCTCTTCCTGCCATGTCGTCTCAGAACGCCAGAGCGGCAGATGCTTCCGTCCCACCAGGGCGGGATCCAAATGCCCAAGTGGCTCCCCTCACAGGGCCTAAGCCCCGGAAGCTGCCCCCTAATATTGTTCTCAAGAGCAGCCGAAGCAGTTTCCACAGCGACCCCCAGCACTGGCTGTCCCGCCACTCGGAGGCTGCCCCCGGCGATTCCGGCCTggtctcctcctccctgcaggagcAGAGGAAAGCACGCAAGGAGGCTCTAGAGAAGCTGGGGCTGCCCCAGGACCAAGAGAAGCCCAGCCCCCACTTAAGTAAGCCCACCAGCTCCATCAGACTCAAGGGGACTGGCCCtcaggccccttccccagccccagcttcatctcctGCCCTGGCTCAGCCTGCACCTCAGGTCTCAGCAGCTGTACCTGCTGCAGGGAAGGCATTCGCTCCTGCTCCAACCCGGGGACCTTCTCCAATGAAAGCCCTGGCTCCCGCTCTAGCTCAGGGGTCTACTCCAGGCAAGGTTTTCATTCCCGCTCAGGAACCCACTCCCGGGAAGGTTCCAGCTGCCAAATCCATGCCAATTCCCATCTCTAGGGCCCCCGGGGTAAGTAGTCCCCTGACTCTGCAGGAGAGCAGCATCCCTGGGCTGAGACAGATGAACTTCAAGTCCAACACTCTGGAGCGgtcaggtgtggggctgagcagCTACCTCTCAGCTGAGAAAGACCCCAGCTCCAAGACCAGCACCTCTCTGGGCAAAGACCCCTTCTTGAGCAAAATCTCACCCAATGACTTGCGTAATTCCCGGCCCCGCCCTGCCTCCTTGGGCACTGGGAAGGACTTTGCAGGGATTCAGGTGAGCAAGCTGGCTGACCACGAGCAGAGCTCCAAGCGCCTGTCTTACCAAGGACAGAGCCGCGACAAGCTGCCTCGACCCTCTTGCGTCAGTGTCAAGATTTCCCCCAAAGGCATCCCTGATGAGCACCGAAGGGAGGCTCTGAAGAAGCTGGGACTGTGGAAGGAGTAAAGTAGGCCCTGGCCACCAGCACTGCCCGCACAACCTCGTCCCTGCCTCCTGTCATACAAGACGACCTTCAGGGCTCCACCTAGGAGCCTTGGCCACCTCACTgctcaggggctgggcaggggtagGCTTCTTTCCGACGCTCTGCTCTCTGAagtgaagaggagggagagatcgGAGTCCAAGCCTACGCTCAGATTCAGGGTGGTTGTGCCAATGAGTACCCGATGAATCATCCTGAAGATGATTTccacaggagtgtgtgtgtgtgtgtgtgtgttgtgtgtgtgtgtgtgtgtgtgtgttttgtgtgtgtgtgttaggctGTATATATCACTGAAATTATTTATAAGACACAAGGAGTCATTAAGAATCCTGCTCATGAAGATTTTTGTACATTGGGTAGCATTCGGCCTCACCAGAACTGGTGGAGAGGGGTGGCCAAGCCtgataaaaaaaagtcaaaggagACCATGGGTGTGCCAGTGCCACAAATGCAGCGTCACCTGAAATGCGGGTCTTCCAGAATTCCTGCGATAGATGGAGACTGGCTCATACTTTGCTCGATCCTTCTCTCCGTTCTGGCCTTCTGGACAGGAGCAAAGAGGAGTTGGTCTGTTATCTCTTCACCTGCTACCTTctcactgtcccccccccccccccccccccccccgtcccaaGGATAGGACATGTTCCTGCAACTAAAAACTCTTGGTTGATTGAGAGCAGCAGAGCTCTTGTTGGTCTGAGAAGGCAGGATCAGTGGCCAAAGTGCACACCTCCGCTGGGGAGGGTCCTTGTCCGTGGACTTGGTAAATTCACTAATAAACTGTGAGTGGTCCTTGATTCTGTGATTTCTGCTCCTATCTCAGTCTGCTCATGACTGACCCCAGGCTGGGCCAACATTGAGATGGGAGCCCGAGCCCAGAGGCTTCGGTACTTACAGTAGAACTGTTTCAGGCCTTGCCCACGCTATTGCAAGTAGTGTTTACCTTCCTCGGTACCTATGGAAAATCAACACATTACATTCTCTGCTAGTTAGGCATAGAATatcagagctgggaggggccttACAGATGCTCAAACCCAACCCTGTTGGAGAAGGGAAGTGACCCATCCACAGTCAATGCCGCTTAGTAGCCGAGCCGGGGCCAGAGCTGGGCTCCTGATCCCAGTCCAGGCTGCATGCTGCCTCCCCTCCCGCAGTACTTGTATGCATCCACACAGCACCCCACGGGACCTTCACATCCTAAAGCGTCTTCTGAAATATCAGAGATTAAATGCTGTTCGTGTCATATTTAGTGTTGTGGCTTCTTATTTTATCTTTGAGAAACAACAGTAGAGTAAGTCGTTATTAACCCCAAACTTCCTGACCAAGTTATGCAACTTGAGAAAATGCCAAAAGAAGGTAATCTGGGTGGGTGGTGTGAGCTTGTGAATACAAGCTTGGGGATCAGACGTGGCGAGACATGACTCCTACTTCCCCTTAGGAAATAAATGGGACCCGTGGCTGTGACCTCGTTGGAGTCTAGGATCCCCAGATGTGAGGGGCAGATAAAGGAAGGAAGCTCTTATTGGAAAGGTGCCCTTTAGGTTGGCTGAGCATTTTGGGGCTGCATCCTTAGGAGCCCAGCACTGTCAAAGCTCAGCATTTCTGAAAACGATGAGAAGGTTAAGGTAAGGACAAGTGGCTCGCTCCACCCTGTTGTGGtatgtggggtgtgggtgtgatGGTTTCTGTgtactctctctcacacacacccaaaaGTCTGGTGCCATACTGCTGGCCCTGGCTGAGGACTTGGTCTGTCACAGCTCACAGGAACTCCCACAGTTGGTCAAGCCAAGTCTTATTACAGACTCCCCAAAAGAGAGAAGTCAGTCCCCCTCCCGGAGGGCTGAGTGGACACGATGTATTTGGTTGATCTGCTTCATGTGTATATTTCAAGACACAACCTGAGGAAAAAtcactttgttttttgttaattgcCCTGATAAATAGGGAAACTTAGGGTAAGAATCTGAGGCCCTGACACCAACTCAAGGCTGACCGACACAGGTTGGTCAGGAGTATCTCCTACTAAATCCCCACTCCCTGATGGAGGTCATTTCTCTCCAGACCAAACAGAGTTACGTACAGCTTGCCTTCCAGCCCTGCAGCCTCACCCTAGTGGCATGCCCAATTCTCTTAATTTGAGCACCTTCCTTCCCTTGTTATTTAAAGATGCCATGTGCCCCATGTCCTTATCCTTCAAAGAGCATGTTTCTCTCT is a window encoding:
- the C22H1orf116 gene encoding specifically androgen-regulated gene protein isoform X2 encodes the protein MGMPCWGICPSSQAQLGTFFASLRFPSGSPFRRPCTLLLAMPERELWPEGPGSEPVTRIGSWDSMTSTTSTRSGSTDSYDFLSAEEKECLLFLEETIGSLDTEADSGLSTEESEQATTPQSPRALPLLQPAPQEAFRDSQPEQGGEDSLPTGPGEKTPAPQLLTSLSPQKRKETSSEAMSQNANEKGSTGAPGQPRPLPAMSSQNARAADASVPPGRDPNAQVAPLTGPKPRKLPPNIVLKSSRSSFHSDPQHWLSRHSEAAPGDSGLVSSSLQEQRKARKEALEKLGLPQDQEKPSPHLSKPTSSIRLKGTGPQAPSPAPASSPALAQPAPQVSAAVPAAGKAFAPAPTRGPSPMKALAPALAQGSTPGKVFIPAQEPTPGKVPAAKSMPIPISRAPGVSSPLTLQESSIPGLRQMNFKSNTLERSGVGLSSYLSAEKDPSSKTSTSLGKDPFLSKISPNDLRNSRPRPASLGTGKDFAGIQVSKLADHEQSSKRLSYQGQSRDKLPRPSCVSVKISPKGIPDEHRREALKKLGLWKE
- the C22H1orf116 gene encoding specifically androgen-regulated gene protein isoform X3, yielding MGMPCWGICPSSQAQLGTFFASLRFPSGSPFRRPCTLLLAMPERELWPEGPGSEPVTRIGSWDSMTSTTSTRSGSTDSYDFLSAEEKECLLFLEETIGSLDTEADSGLSTEESEQATTPQSPRALPLLQPAPQGHPEETVAQQRLEPRRATQSSFPPLPEPQGLGFRSGSYSLPRNIHIGRNQNLRKSTTQTNSHLPGEPKRVIPDPREEQLSQSREPSQAPVQRVIPDPKEEQLSQSREPSQAPAGLQEAALDLDTALIPPPEAFRDSQPEQGGEDSLPTGPGEKTPAPQLLTSLSPQKRKETSSEAMSQNANEKGSTGAPGQPRPLPAMSSQNARAADASVPPGRDPNAQVAPLTGPKPRKLPPNIVLKSSRSSFHSDPQHWLSRHSEAAPGDSGLVSSSLQEQRKARKEALEKLGLPQDQEKPSPHLSKPTSSIRLKGTGPQAPSPAPASSPALAQPAPQVSAAVPAAGKAFAPAPTRGPSPMKALAPALAQGSTPGKVFIPAQEPTPGKVPAAKSMPIPISRAPGVSSPLTLQESSIPGLRQMNFKSNTLERSGVGLSSYLSAEKDPSSKTSTSLGKDPFLSKISPNDLRNSRPRPASLGTGKDFAGIQVSKLADHEQSSKRLSYQGQSRDKLPRPSCVSVKISPKGIPDEHRREALKKLGLWKE
- the C22H1orf116 gene encoding specifically androgen-regulated gene protein isoform X1; the protein is MPERELWPEGPGSEPVTRIGSWDSMTSTTSTRSGSTDSYDFLSAEEKECLLFLEETIGSLDTEADSGLSTEESEQATTPQSPRALPLLQPAPQGHPEETVAQQRLEPRRATQSSFPPLPEPQGLGFRSGSYSLPRNIHIGRNQNLRKSTTQTNSHLPGEPKRVIPDPREEQLSQSREPSQAPVQRVIPDPKEEQLSQSREPSQAPAGLQEAALDLDTALIPPPEAFRDSQPEQGGEDSLPTGPGEKTPAPQLLTSLSPQKRKETSSEAMSQNANEKGSTGAPGQPRPLPAMSSQNARAADASVPPGRDPNAQVAPLTGPKPRKLPPNIVLKSSRSSFHSDPQHWLSRHSEAAPGDSGLVSSSLQEQRKARKEALEKLGLPQDQEKPSPHLSKPTSSIRLKGTGPQAPSPAPASSPALAQPAPQVSAAVPAAGKAFAPAPTRGPSPMKALAPALAQGSTPGKVFIPAQEPTPGKVPAAKSMPIPISRAPGVSSPLTLQESSIPGLRQMNFKSNTLERSGVGLSSYLSAEKDPSSKTSTSLGKDPFLSKISPNDLRNSRPRPASLGTGKDFAGIQVSKLADHEQSSKRLSYQGQSRDKLPRPSCVSVKISPKGIPDEHRREALKKLGLWKE